A genomic segment from Sphingomonas astaxanthinifaciens DSM 22298 encodes:
- the hemC gene encoding hydroxymethylbilane synthase — MTAPLTLGTRASPLALAQAHATAAALEEAHGWDRGTVSIFEVRTTGDRVQDRALAEIGGKALWTKELDVALLGGATQLSVHSCKDVESERPPELVIAAFLPRADVRDRLIGSPSIEALAQGARVGTSSPRRTAQLLRQRPDLQVSIMRGNVATRLLKIAEGSYDATFLAAAGLDRLGIDEGCAVETDAFLPAPGQAAIAIECRADDGETRALLAAIDHRDTHRAVLAERALARGVGGSCHSPVAALAVIEGDGGLWLRAELLSSDGAQQVQGEIRAGEGDEEAAGLALAAELLDRAPPEVRMLFAAA, encoded by the coding sequence ATGACAGCGCCTCTCACGCTCGGCACCCGCGCCTCCCCGCTCGCGCTTGCGCAGGCCCATGCGACCGCCGCCGCGCTCGAGGAAGCGCATGGCTGGGACCGCGGTACCGTGTCGATCTTCGAGGTCCGCACGACCGGTGACCGGGTGCAGGATCGCGCCCTGGCCGAGATCGGCGGCAAGGCGCTGTGGACCAAGGAACTCGACGTGGCTTTGCTGGGCGGGGCGACGCAATTGTCGGTCCACAGCTGCAAGGACGTCGAAAGCGAGCGTCCGCCTGAATTGGTGATCGCCGCTTTCCTGCCCCGCGCCGACGTTCGCGACCGGCTGATCGGGTCGCCGTCGATCGAGGCGCTGGCGCAGGGCGCGAGGGTGGGAACCTCGTCGCCGCGCCGCACCGCGCAACTGCTGCGCCAGCGGCCCGACCTCCAGGTCTCGATCATGCGCGGCAATGTCGCGACCCGCCTCCTGAAGATCGCCGAGGGGAGCTATGACGCGACCTTTCTCGCCGCCGCCGGGCTGGACCGGCTCGGGATCGACGAGGGCTGCGCGGTGGAGACCGACGCCTTCCTGCCCGCCCCCGGGCAAGCCGCGATCGCGATCGAGTGCCGGGCCGACGACGGCGAAACCCGCGCGCTGCTCGCGGCGATCGATCATCGCGACACGCACCGGGCGGTGCTGGCCGAACGGGCACTCGCGCGCGGCGTCGGCGGGTCGTGTCATTCGCCGGTCGCGGCGCTGGCGGTGATCGAGGGCGATGGCGGCCTGTGGCTCCGCGCCGAGCTCCTCAGCAGCGACGGGGCCCAGCAGGTGCAGGGTGAGATCCGCGCGGGCGAAGGGGACGAGGAAGCGGCCGGGCTGGCCCTTGCGGCCGAACTGCTCGACCGCGCGCCGCCGGAAGTCCGGATGCTGTTCGCCGCCGCGTGA
- a CDS encoding tetratricopeptide repeat protein, translated as MATLGLSADEREAIRSFQERVLQPSLDNLVILDFWAEWCGPCKQLGPVLEKVAADFADRGVQLVKIDVDEEKVIAAQFRIQSIPTVYAIFGGQPVADLTQYRTEGQLSRVIEQLLGQLPVKGAAQALEAEIEPLLAAGEAALADGNAQDAVGIFEQALDQAGDHPVALAGLSRAFLALGRAEDAKAVLDSVPAGKEGDPAVVRARAALEIGTAAPTVDTAEQERRLDANPDDHEARLELATALMAGGRRDEAADALLEIIRRDRNWNEGAARAQFLKLIEAVGLEDPWAKAQRRRLSALLFT; from the coding sequence GTGGCCACCCTCGGACTGAGCGCAGACGAACGGGAGGCGATTCGCAGCTTCCAGGAGCGGGTGCTTCAGCCCTCGCTCGACAATCTCGTCATTCTCGATTTCTGGGCCGAGTGGTGCGGACCGTGCAAACAGCTCGGCCCCGTGCTCGAGAAGGTTGCCGCCGATTTCGCCGATCGCGGTGTCCAGCTGGTGAAGATCGACGTCGACGAGGAAAAGGTCATCGCGGCGCAGTTCCGCATCCAGTCGATCCCGACCGTCTATGCGATCTTCGGTGGCCAGCCGGTCGCCGACCTCACGCAATATCGCACCGAGGGCCAGCTCTCCCGCGTGATCGAGCAGTTGCTCGGCCAGCTCCCGGTCAAGGGCGCGGCGCAGGCGCTGGAGGCCGAGATCGAGCCCTTGCTCGCCGCCGGGGAGGCGGCGCTGGCCGACGGGAACGCGCAGGACGCGGTCGGGATTTTCGAGCAGGCGCTCGACCAGGCCGGGGATCATCCGGTCGCGCTGGCGGGGCTGAGCCGCGCCTTCCTCGCGCTCGGCCGGGCCGAGGACGCGAAAGCTGTCCTCGATTCCGTCCCGGCCGGCAAGGAGGGCGACCCGGCAGTCGTCCGGGCGCGTGCCGCGCTCGAGATCGGGACCGCAGCGCCGACCGTCGACACCGCCGAGCAGGAGCGGCGGCTTGACGCCAATCCCGACGATCATGAGGCGCGGCTCGAACTCGCGACCGCGCTGATGGCCGGCGGGCGCCGCGACGAGGCGGCCGACGCGCTGCTCGAGATCATCCGGCGCGACCGCAACTGGAACGAGGGGGCCGCACGCGCCCAGTTCCTCAAGCTGATCGAAGCGGTCGGGCTCGAGGATCCGTGGGCCAAGGCCCAGCGTCGCCGCCTCTCGGCCCTGCTGTTCACGTGA
- a CDS encoding LON peptidase substrate-binding domain-containing protein, translating into MSDAPLRLPLFPLGGAILFPRSHLPLHIFEPRYRQMVEDAVAGGGLIGMIQPKAAPDDGLGEPELYRIGCIGEIVGLEELGDGRYNIVLQGTTRFRLIAEADVGTPYRQADVVPGEDSGNEPDALPSVLRAAVEQEARLLGDAMGLTVDWAAVERLDDEMLVNAISQVAPFDPGAKQALLEEERLPNRAELLIQLMQFLRVAQGGGDLSPRLQ; encoded by the coding sequence GTGAGCGACGCGCCGCTTCGTCTTCCGCTCTTCCCGCTCGGCGGCGCGATCCTTTTTCCGCGCAGCCATCTCCCGCTTCACATCTTCGAGCCGCGCTACCGGCAGATGGTCGAGGATGCGGTCGCCGGCGGCGGACTCATCGGCATGATCCAGCCCAAGGCCGCGCCCGACGATGGCCTGGGTGAGCCCGAGCTCTACCGGATCGGCTGCATCGGCGAGATCGTCGGTCTCGAGGAGTTGGGCGACGGGCGCTACAACATCGTGTTGCAGGGGACGACGCGCTTCCGGCTGATCGCCGAGGCCGATGTCGGGACCCCCTATCGGCAGGCGGATGTCGTGCCCGGCGAAGATTCCGGGAACGAGCCCGACGCGCTTCCCTCGGTCCTTCGCGCCGCGGTCGAGCAGGAGGCGCGGCTGCTCGGCGACGCCATGGGGCTGACGGTCGACTGGGCTGCGGTCGAGCGGCTTGACGATGAGATGCTGGTCAACGCCATTTCGCAGGTCGCGCCCTTCGATCCCGGCGCCAAGCAGGCGCTGCTCGAGGAGGAGCGGCTCCCGAACCGTGCCGAGCTTCTGATCCAGTTGATGCAATTCCTGCGGGTCGCGCAGGGCGGTGGCGACCTCAGTCCCCGCCTGCAATAG
- a CDS encoding prolyl hydroxylase family protein: MPFSEVAERLRSRDGVQRVPNPALELFMVRDFLNAGERAELIAMIEAQRRPSTLADDFGEAAFRTSETCDLSARDPLVAAVNGRISALLGLDDRLGEPIQGQRYAPGQEFKAHTDTFEPAGADFYTHTAVSGQRTWTAMIYLNDVEDGGATRFKTIGKTIQPEAGKLVAWNNLLGDGRPNPATLHQGMKVRRGVKYILTRWYREHPFPG; encoded by the coding sequence TTGCCCTTCAGTGAGGTGGCCGAGCGGCTGCGCAGCCGCGACGGGGTGCAGCGGGTCCCCAATCCGGCGCTCGAACTGTTCATGGTCCGCGACTTCCTCAATGCGGGAGAGCGGGCCGAGCTTATCGCCATGATCGAGGCCCAGCGCCGGCCCTCGACGCTGGCCGACGATTTCGGCGAAGCGGCATTCCGAACCAGCGAGACCTGCGACCTCTCCGCGCGCGATCCGCTGGTCGCCGCGGTCAACGGGCGAATCAGTGCGCTGCTCGGGCTCGACGACCGGCTGGGCGAGCCGATCCAGGGCCAGCGTTACGCCCCGGGGCAGGAATTCAAGGCGCATACCGACACGTTCGAGCCCGCCGGAGCGGACTTTTACACGCACACGGCGGTGAGCGGCCAGCGGACCTGGACCGCGATGATCTATCTCAATGATGTCGAGGACGGCGGCGCGACCCGCTTCAAGACCATCGGCAAGACCATCCAGCCCGAGGCGGGAAAGCTGGTCGCCTGGAACAATCTGCTGGGCGACGGCCGCCCCAATCCGGCGACCCTGCACCAGGGCATGAAGGTCCGGCGCGGCGTGAAATATATCCTGACCCGCTGGTACCGCGAGCATCCGTTCCCGGGCTGA
- the bla gene encoding class A beta-lactamase: MTSAMIRLVMATLWSLVAAAPPAMAQDRPAALAPAELTRRIGTLGASFDGKVGIAVQAVEQGWQTGWKDKELYPQQSVSKFFVALTAMDAVDRGRLTLDGPVTLTRDDLTVFNQPIAQRVLSGGTYQTTVEALLIDAITKSDNTANDKLMRVAGGPAAVRRFIADRKLGAIRFYEGERALQSRIAGLTWSQSYSIGDAFYKARDALPMAVRKSLFERYISDPYDGAAPAAIVGTLARLKRGELLSPASTARLLTIMSDTRTGKNRLRGGLKPGWTLAHKTGTGQILNGVQAGYNDIGVLTAPDGRSYAVAVMIKRTATPLIVRMNLMNEVVRAVIAAHEARQGGLALQ; encoded by the coding sequence ATGACGTCAGCGATGATCCGACTGGTGATGGCGACGCTGTGGAGCCTTGTCGCAGCCGCCCCACCAGCGATGGCGCAGGACCGCCCCGCCGCGCTCGCCCCGGCCGAATTGACCCGGCGTATCGGCACGCTCGGCGCCTCGTTCGACGGCAAGGTCGGGATCGCCGTCCAGGCGGTCGAACAGGGCTGGCAGACCGGCTGGAAGGACAAGGAGCTCTACCCGCAACAGAGCGTCAGCAAGTTCTTCGTTGCGCTGACCGCAATGGACGCGGTCGATCGCGGCCGGCTGACCCTCGACGGCCCGGTCACCCTGACCCGCGACGACCTGACAGTGTTCAATCAGCCGATCGCCCAGCGGGTGCTGTCTGGCGGGACCTATCAGACCACGGTCGAGGCGCTGCTGATCGACGCGATCACAAAATCCGACAACACCGCCAACGACAAGCTGATGCGGGTTGCCGGCGGCCCCGCGGCGGTGCGCCGCTTCATCGCCGACCGGAAGCTCGGCGCGATCCGGTTCTACGAAGGCGAGCGCGCGCTCCAGTCGCGAATCGCCGGGCTGACCTGGAGCCAGAGCTATTCGATCGGCGACGCCTTCTACAAGGCGCGCGACGCCTTGCCGATGGCGGTCCGAAAGAGCCTGTTCGAGCGTTACATCTCCGACCCCTATGACGGCGCGGCGCCGGCGGCGATCGTCGGCACCTTGGCGAGGCTCAAGCGCGGCGAGCTCCTTTCACCGGCCTCGACCGCGCGGCTGCTGACCATCATGAGCGATACCCGGACCGGCAAGAATCGCCTCCGCGGCGGGCTCAAGCCTGGCTGGACCCTCGCCCACAAGACCGGGACCGGGCAGATCCTGAACGGGGTGCAGGCGGGCTATAACGACATCGGCGTGCTGACCGCGCCCGATGGCCGCAGCTATGCGGTGGCGGTGATGATCAAGCGCACCGCGACACCGCTCATCGTCCGCATGAACCTGATGAACGAGGTGGTGCGCGCCGTGATCGCGGCGCACGAGGCACGGCAGGGCGGCCTTGCCCTTCAGTGA
- the tsaD gene encoding tRNA (adenosine(37)-N6)-threonylcarbamoyltransferase complex transferase subunit TsaD, giving the protein MALLLGLESSCDDSAVALVTSDRRIVAQRVVGQNQAHAPFGGVVPEIAARAHVEVLPGLVGEVLAEAGVALGDVDAIAATAGPGLIGGVLVGLLTAKGLALASGKPLLAVNHLEGHALSPRLVDPDLGFPYLLLLASGGHCQLLEVRGVGDYRRLATTIDDAAGEAFDKAAKLLGLPYPGGPAIEQLARTGDPRAVPLPRPLVGSGEPHFSFAGLKSAVQRAVAAGTHRPEDIAASFQQAVVDCFVDRTRLALGRSDAPALVVAGGVAANSSVRAALQALAEAEGRRFSVPPGWLCTDNAAMIAWAGAERYAAGMVDGLDAPARARWPLDQSAEAVRGAGVKA; this is encoded by the coding sequence ATGGCGCTTCTCCTCGGCCTCGAATCCTCCTGCGACGACAGCGCGGTCGCGCTGGTCACCAGCGACCGGCGGATCGTCGCGCAGCGCGTGGTCGGGCAGAACCAGGCGCATGCCCCGTTCGGCGGGGTGGTGCCCGAGATCGCTGCCCGCGCCCATGTCGAAGTGCTGCCGGGTCTCGTCGGCGAGGTGCTGGCCGAGGCGGGTGTCGCGCTCGGCGACGTCGACGCCATTGCCGCCACCGCGGGTCCGGGACTTATCGGCGGCGTTCTCGTCGGCCTGCTCACCGCCAAGGGTCTCGCGCTGGCAAGCGGCAAGCCGCTGCTGGCAGTCAATCATCTCGAGGGTCACGCCTTGTCGCCGCGGCTGGTCGATCCGGACCTCGGCTTTCCCTACCTCCTGCTGCTCGCCAGCGGCGGCCATTGCCAGTTGCTCGAGGTCCGCGGGGTCGGCGACTACCGGCGGCTGGCGACGACCATCGACGATGCCGCGGGCGAGGCGTTCGACAAGGCCGCCAAGCTGCTCGGCCTGCCCTATCCGGGCGGCCCGGCGATCGAGCAACTGGCCCGGACAGGCGATCCCAGGGCCGTGCCCCTGCCGCGCCCGCTGGTCGGCAGCGGCGAACCACATTTCTCCTTCGCCGGCCTCAAGAGCGCGGTGCAACGCGCGGTCGCGGCGGGGACGCACCGGCCCGAGGACATCGCCGCCAGTTTCCAGCAGGCCGTGGTCGACTGCTTCGTCGACCGCACCCGGCTGGCGCTTGGCCGGAGCGACGCCCCCGCACTCGTGGTGGCCGGCGGGGTCGCCGCCAATAGTTCGGTACGCGCCGCGCTGCAGGCGCTCGCCGAGGCCGAAGGCCGGCGCTTCTCGGTTCCGCCGGGATGGCTCTGCACCGACAACGCCGCCATGATCGCCTGGGCAGGGGCGGAACGCTATGCGGCGGGGATGGTCGACGGGCTCGACGCGCCCGCCCGTGCGCGCTGGCCGCTCGATCAGTCGGCCGAGGCGGTCAGGGGCGCAGGAGTGAAGGCATGA
- a CDS encoding FAD-dependent monooxygenase, with amino-acid sequence MTRSEPATTDAIILGGGLVGLALAAALDSAGLRCTIVDPANPDDRRDASFDGRTTAVSSSSMRMLRTTGVLDHLPAEGCAIQAIRVADGLKPGSLTFEPGEDGEPLGVMHENRHLRAALLARAEAGANITLRWQATPQEVVRDDHKAWVRLADGSEITAPLLIAAEGRRSPTREAAGIRMARWSYDHQAIVSTLAHDRPHEQIAYEIFYPAGPFALLPMNDLEDGTHRSAIVWSISNAQAAGLLALDDTAFAAEAEAAMGGFLGRIRLLTPRSSYPLGFHHAVRITDQRLALVGDAAHAVHPIAGQGVNLGFRDAAALAEVLVDGARLGLDLGDAQLLARYQRWRALDAFSVALATDGLTRLYGVPGKTASAVRRLGMAMVDRLGPLKQRLNAAARGNSGELPRLLVGEAL; translated from the coding sequence ATGACACGGTCCGAGCCCGCCACCACCGACGCGATCATCCTTGGCGGAGGCCTTGTCGGCCTCGCCCTCGCCGCCGCGCTCGACAGCGCCGGCCTGCGCTGCACGATCGTCGATCCTGCCAATCCCGACGACCGCCGCGACGCCAGCTTCGACGGCCGGACCACGGCGGTCTCCTCCTCGAGCATGCGGATGTTGCGCACCACCGGCGTCCTCGACCACCTCCCCGCCGAGGGCTGCGCGATCCAGGCGATCCGCGTCGCCGATGGCCTCAAGCCCGGCAGCCTTACCTTCGAGCCCGGCGAGGATGGCGAGCCCCTGGGCGTGATGCACGAGAACCGCCACCTGCGCGCCGCCTTGCTCGCGCGGGCCGAAGCAGGCGCCAACATCACGCTGCGCTGGCAGGCCACCCCCCAGGAAGTCGTGCGAGACGACCACAAGGCATGGGTGCGGCTGGCGGACGGGAGCGAAATCACCGCCCCGCTCCTGATCGCGGCCGAGGGACGCCGCTCGCCGACCCGGGAGGCGGCCGGGATCCGCATGGCGCGCTGGTCCTACGATCATCAGGCGATCGTCTCGACCCTCGCCCATGATCGGCCGCACGAACAGATCGCCTACGAGATCTTCTATCCCGCGGGGCCCTTCGCGCTCCTGCCGATGAACGACCTCGAGGATGGCACCCACCGTTCGGCGATCGTTTGGTCGATCAGCAATGCCCAGGCCGCAGGCCTGCTCGCCCTCGACGACACGGCCTTCGCCGCGGAAGCGGAAGCGGCGATGGGCGGGTTCCTCGGGAGGATTCGGTTGCTGACCCCGCGCTCTTCCTATCCGCTCGGCTTCCACCATGCGGTGCGGATCACTGACCAGAGGCTCGCGCTGGTCGGCGACGCCGCCCATGCCGTCCACCCGATCGCGGGCCAGGGCGTGAACCTCGGCTTCCGCGACGCCGCCGCCTTGGCCGAGGTGCTGGTCGATGGCGCGCGGCTCGGACTCGATCTCGGCGATGCCCAGCTCCTCGCGCGCTACCAGCGCTGGCGCGCGCTCGACGCGTTCAGCGTGGCGCTCGCGACCGATGGGCTGACCCGTCTCTATGGCGTCCCGGGCAAGACCGCCTCGGCGGTACGGCGGCTCGGCATGGCAATGGTCGATCGGCTGGGGCCGCTCAAGCAGCGCCTCAACGCGGCCGCGCGCGGCAACAGCGGCGAATTGCCGCGACTGCTGGTCGGCGAGGCGCTCTGA
- a CDS encoding uroporphyrinogen-III synthase produces MRPLVILRPEPGASATAGRAAALGLEVRLHPLFRTVAVPWTMPTGEFYGLLLTSANAVRHAGALPVLPVYAVGEATAVVARKAGATVAATGTGGVDALLASLPEGLRLLHLAGAERIAPVDPAQVISVVTVYRTEPLPPPIPDSLAGTVLLVHSPAAGRRVADLSLERAQVRIAAISEAAARACGVGWAACEAAPRPSDDALLPLAAKLCKD; encoded by the coding sequence GTGAGGCCGCTCGTCATCCTCCGGCCCGAACCCGGCGCCTCGGCCACCGCCGGGCGTGCCGCGGCGCTGGGGCTCGAGGTGCGCCTGCATCCGCTGTTTCGCACCGTTGCAGTGCCGTGGACGATGCCAACGGGCGAGTTCTATGGCCTGCTCCTGACCAGCGCCAATGCCGTCCGCCATGCCGGCGCGCTGCCAGTCTTGCCGGTCTATGCGGTGGGCGAGGCCACCGCCGTGGTCGCGCGGAAAGCCGGCGCGACGGTCGCCGCGACCGGCACCGGCGGCGTGGACGCGCTTCTGGCGAGCCTTCCGGAGGGATTGCGACTGTTGCATCTCGCGGGCGCCGAGCGGATCGCGCCCGTCGATCCGGCGCAGGTCATCAGCGTCGTCACCGTCTATCGGACCGAGCCCTTGCCGCCGCCGATCCCGGACAGCCTCGCGGGCACGGTACTGCTCGTCCATTCGCCGGCGGCGGGGCGCCGTGTCGCCGATTTGTCGCTCGAGCGGGCGCAGGTCCGCATCGCCGCGATCAGCGAAGCGGCGGCGCGCGCCTGCGGCGTGGGGTGGGCCGCCTGCGAAGCCGCGCCCCGGCCCTCCGACGACGCCTTGCTTCCCCTCGCCGCCAAGCTGTGCAAGGACTGA
- a CDS encoding NAD(P)H-dependent glycerol-3-phosphate dehydrogenase gives MKVGVVGGGAWGTALAQVAAQGGETLLWSREPEVAESIAATHENRLFLPGVPLSERIRPTTDLADLAQCDLWLLVTPAQHMRAVLEAAPPCAAALVLCSKGIEERSGLLLHAVARQACAEAEVMVLSGPTFAHEVAAGLPTALTLAADDEEDAEPVRARLARPEFRIYLSDDVAGAEVGGAVKNVLAIACGVVEGRGLGQNARAALIARGFAEMTRFGLARGARPETLAGLSGLGDLVLTCSSTSSRNYSLGKGLGQGRPAAELMADRRTVAEGAFTAPVLRRLAEEEGIDMPIVAAVDDMLAGRARVDEVLERLLSRPHRPERA, from the coding sequence ATGAAGGTCGGAGTGGTCGGAGGCGGCGCGTGGGGCACGGCGCTGGCGCAGGTCGCGGCGCAGGGCGGCGAGACCCTCCTCTGGTCGCGCGAGCCCGAGGTTGCCGAAAGCATCGCGGCCACCCACGAGAACCGCCTGTTCCTGCCCGGCGTGCCACTGTCCGAACGGATCCGCCCGACCACCGACCTTGCCGACCTCGCCCAATGCGACCTGTGGCTGCTGGTGACCCCTGCCCAGCACATGCGGGCCGTGCTCGAGGCGGCCCCGCCTTGCGCCGCCGCTCTGGTCCTCTGCTCCAAGGGGATCGAGGAAAGGAGCGGCTTGCTGCTTCACGCGGTCGCGCGCCAAGCCTGCGCCGAGGCCGAGGTCATGGTGCTGTCGGGGCCTACCTTTGCCCACGAGGTGGCGGCGGGCCTGCCGACCGCGCTCACCCTCGCGGCCGACGACGAGGAGGATGCCGAGCCCGTCCGCGCCCGCCTCGCCCGGCCCGAGTTTCGCATCTATCTTTCTGACGACGTCGCCGGGGCCGAGGTCGGCGGGGCGGTCAAGAATGTCCTCGCCATCGCCTGCGGCGTGGTCGAAGGCCGCGGCCTCGGTCAGAATGCCCGAGCGGCGCTGATCGCGCGCGGTTTCGCCGAAATGACCCGCTTCGGCCTCGCCCGCGGCGCCCGACCCGAAACGCTGGCGGGGCTGTCAGGGCTCGGCGACCTCGTCCTCACATGCTCCTCGACCAGCTCGCGCAATTATTCGCTCGGAAAGGGCCTTGGCCAGGGCCGTCCGGCCGCCGAACTGATGGCCGACCGCCGGACGGTGGCGGAAGGGGCGTTCACTGCCCCGGTGCTGCGCCGGCTGGCGGAAGAGGAGGGGATCGACATGCCGATCGTCGCGGCGGTCGACGACATGCTGGCCGGCCGTGCGCGGGTCGACGAGGTGCTCGAACGCCTCCTCAGCCGTCCCCACCGGCCCGAACGCGCATGA
- a CDS encoding RsmB/NOP family class I SAM-dependent RNA methyltransferase has translation MRPPRPRGTEAGVDPRRAALRILDRTLRGGQTMESAAQGGPKLNPGDQALALAIAGETLRRLPLLDTLIDSATRQPLPDDSKARMVLRLALAQRIAMQVPDHALVATALPLVEGGPRRLVHGVIGTLLRGTLPTADEAPLPAAVEQRWTAAWGEEAVAVARRAIVRRPPLDLSFREAADAEAFAATEQGLRLADRQVRLSDQRGVTTLPGFEEGRWWVQDLSSTLPAGLVPAEAVTVLDACAAPGGKTLQLAAAGHQVTALDRSESRLARLRANLHRTGLSAKIVVEDVLGYTPDVPFDAVLLDAPCSATGTFRRHPEVLYRASERIIAESAELQGRMLDKAAAWVKPGGSLVYAVCSLEPAEGEERIAAFLAANPAFALAEQRRVVPGEREEEGGMDGFFTARLVRTG, from the coding sequence TTGAGGCCGCCGCGGCCAAGAGGGACCGAAGCCGGGGTCGATCCGCGCCGTGCCGCGCTGCGCATTCTCGACCGGACCTTGCGCGGCGGCCAGACCATGGAATCGGCCGCGCAAGGCGGACCGAAGCTCAACCCCGGCGACCAGGCGCTGGCGCTCGCCATCGCCGGCGAGACACTCCGCCGTCTGCCCCTGCTCGACACGCTGATCGACAGCGCCACCCGCCAGCCGCTGCCCGACGATAGCAAGGCGCGCATGGTGCTTCGCCTCGCGCTCGCCCAGCGGATCGCGATGCAGGTGCCCGACCATGCCCTCGTCGCGACCGCCCTGCCGCTGGTCGAGGGCGGACCCCGCCGGCTCGTCCACGGCGTGATCGGCACGCTGCTGCGGGGGACGCTGCCCACCGCCGACGAGGCGCCGCTCCCGGCCGCCGTCGAGCAGCGCTGGACCGCAGCATGGGGCGAGGAGGCGGTCGCCGTCGCCCGCCGCGCCATCGTCCGCCGGCCGCCGCTCGACCTCAGCTTCCGGGAGGCGGCAGACGCCGAGGCCTTTGCCGCCACCGAGCAAGGGCTGCGCCTCGCCGACCGGCAGGTCCGGCTGTCCGACCAGCGCGGGGTCACCACCCTCCCCGGCTTCGAGGAAGGCCGCTGGTGGGTGCAGGACCTGTCCTCGACCCTGCCCGCGGGCTTGGTCCCGGCCGAGGCCGTCACCGTGCTCGACGCCTGCGCGGCGCCCGGCGGCAAGACGCTCCAGCTGGCGGCAGCCGGCCACCAGGTCACCGCGCTCGACCGGTCGGAGAGTCGTCTGGCGCGACTTCGGGCCAATCTCCATCGCACGGGCCTGTCGGCCAAGATCGTGGTCGAGGACGTGCTGGGCTATACCCCGGACGTCCCGTTCGACGCGGTCCTGCTCGACGCCCCCTGCTCGGCGACCGGCACCTTCCGCCGCCATCCCGAGGTCCTCTATCGCGCGAGCGAGCGGATCATCGCCGAGAGCGCCGAACTCCAGGGCCGGATGCTCGACAAGGCGGCAGCGTGGGTGAAGCCCGGCGGGAGCCTCGTCTATGCGGTCTGCAGCCTCGAGCCGGCCGAGGGCGAGGAGCGGATCGCCGCCTTCCTGGCCGCAAACCCGGCTTTCGCGCTCGCCGAGCAGCGCCGGGTCGTCCCCGGTGAACGCGAGGAGGAGGGCGGAATGGACGGCTTCTTCACGGCGCGCCTTGTCCGGACCGGCTAA
- a CDS encoding DUF1674 domain-containing protein yields the protein MPRPKDLKPPAYLSKSPPVPEPEEAAPAPPPSGDKPRPDPTRYGDWEKKGIAWDF from the coding sequence ATGCCGCGCCCCAAGGACCTCAAGCCGCCCGCCTATCTCAGCAAGTCGCCGCCGGTGCCCGAGCCCGAGGAGGCCGCGCCCGCGCCGCCGCCGAGCGGGGACAAGCCGCGCCCCGATCCCACCCGCTACGGCGACTGGGAGAAGAAGGGCATCGCCTGGGATTTCTAG